One Rhododendron vialii isolate Sample 1 chromosome 2a, ASM3025357v1 genomic region harbors:
- the LOC131315615 gene encoding uncharacterized protein LOC131315615 isoform X4: MFKSGRWRNEKNKFKAVFKLQFHATQLEQVGGDALMISLVPADVGKPTVRSEKAAIRDGSCYWENPVYEAVKLFQEPKSGKIHEKTYYFVISTGSSKAGLVGEVSIDFASYAESNKPSSVSLPLKNTKCGAILHVSIQRLPENIDQRDAKQSENAKINSADRSLKTQLRNCDADVNNNSSNSTEDGPSTNKIPHVAGLNGNRRASSGSDLTMTSSESSSGLNTPIQFLCPGEVISEDKSQQALESMIEKLRTELTGLSRVAEVSELELQSLRKQIAKERKRGQDLSREVVILKEERDAFKEKCEKHMDEARVENKLKLQGGNSFALVEELREELNYEKDLNANLRLQLQKMQESNTELILALRDLDIMVEQKDKELCNLSNLFERFQENMSQLKMGDDEERKTLEELAMESGSTKEPHLPDEKSMEVYGELQRCKDDLEMQMEQLSLDYEILKQENNELSYKLEQSRVQEQLKMQYECSSPYDIVNELESHIENLESELEKRSNECLESLATVTKLERQIKDLVEEMEKQGQGFEADLEILIGAKVEQEQRAIRADAALKKMQWQNLSRAERLQDELRNVLMEVAFSLEENEKMTTKAETEASELRLQISYLEELVSKANEEIQSVSDRYEAKLNDMASEIDHGKKHGEETQRVLSQDIQMLKAEIGRLETENNTLYDEVQRMESLKDELEQMKTSMEEKQTMLRRGNMERTDMESMIHLLRKDAEVFTEELNLLRGFKNENELVIERLKTENNALYDEVQWIKSFKDELEQMKTSMEEKETMLRRGNMDRNDLKSTIDILRKDAETLTEELNLLRGLKEEKELVIGRLETEKSSLYDEVQRMESLKDELEQMKTSMEEKETMLRRGSMGRNDLESMIDSLRKDAEMLTEELNLLRGLKDEKELVIGRLETENNALYDEVQRIESLKDELEQMKTSMEEKETMLRRGSMERNDLESMINSLRKDAEMLTEEQNLLRGLKDENEFVIGNLQLELDALKSKYTDSNRCLFKDDFEEEELRNQACEVNGDLNNEGAFSNLEKQLIRDNETYCMVVKDPEGIALNGSVPKAVKNWSVMPMIRSCSEVSLVKEVEASIFSTLHEGHLEELLREMELLREKNTSMEGELKQMQERYSDISLKFAEVEGERQRLQMMVNRKNRKKS, translated from the exons ATGTTCAAGTCGGGGCGATGGAGGAACGAGAAGAACAAGTTCAAAGCGGTCTTCAAATTACAGTTCCATGCCACTCAG TTGGAACAGGTGGGAGGGGATGCATTGATGATATCCTTGGTTCCGGCCGACGTTGGAAAGCCGACAGTGAGATCGGAGAAAGCAGCAATTCGAGATGGAAGCTGTTACTGGGAAAATCCTGTGTATGAAGCCGTGAAGTTGTTTCAGGAGCCAAAATCGGGGAAGATTCACGAGAAAACATACTATTTCGTCATATCAACT GGGTCATCAAAAGCTGGTCTTGTTGGAGAAGTTTCAATCGATTTTGCAAGTTATGCCGAGTCCAATAAACCTTCTTCTGTGTCTCTTCCCCTTAAGAATACGAAATGCGGCGCGATTTTGCAT GTTTCAATTCAAAGGTTGCCGGAAAATATTGATCAAAG AGATGCTAAGCAAAGCGAGAATGCAAAAATTAATTCAGCAGATAGAAGCTTGAAAACACAATTAAGAAATTGCGATGCAGATGtgaacaacaacagcagcaatTCTACTGAA GATGGGCCTTCGACGAACAAGATTCCACATGTTGCTGGGTTGAACGGGAACCGGCGGGCATCAAGTGGATCTGATCTTACAATGACAAGTTCTGAGAGCAGCTCCGGTCTCAACACCCCAATACAATTCTTGTGTCCCGGAGAGGTCATTTCAGAAGACAAATCTCAACAAGCTTTAGAAAGCATGATTGAAAAGCTCAGAACCGAACTTACTGGTTTGTCTAGGGTAGCAGAAGTGTCAGAGTTAGAACTACAGTCTCTGAGAAAGCAAATTGcaaaggagagaaaaagagggcAGGATCTCTCGAGAGAAGTTGTTATcttgaaagaggagagagatgcaTTCAAGGAAAAATGCGAAAAACATATGGATGAGGCGAGGGTGGAAAACAAGTTGAAGTTACAGGGAGGGAATTCCTTTGCTCTTGTTGAGGAACTAAGAGAAGAACTAAATTACGAGAAAGACCTTAATGCCAATCTTCGATTACAACTTCAGAAAATGCAAGAATCAAACACTGAGTTGATTCTCGCTCTACGTGACTTAGATATAATGGTGGAGCAGAAGGACAAGGAATTATGTAACCTTTCCAACCTGTTCGAAAGGTTCCAAGAAAATATGTCCCAACTTAAAATGGGCGATGATGAAGAGAGAAAAACCCTAGAAGAGCTTGCTATGGAGTCTGGTAGCACTAAGGAGCCACATTTGCCCGATGAAAAGAGCATGGAAGTTTATGGCGAACTACAGAGATGCAAAGATGATTTAGAAATGCAGATGGAGCAGCTTTCTCTTGACTATGAGATATTGAAGCAGGAAAACAATGAACTCTCATATAAATTGGAGCAAAGTCGAGTTCAAGAACAGCTAAAGATGCAGTATGAGTGTTCGTCTCCTTATGATATTGTAAATGAACTCGAATCCCACATTGAGAACTTGGAATCTGAACTTGAGAAACGGTCAAATGAGTGTTTGGAATCTTTGGCCACTGTAACTAAACTAGAAAGACAGATCAAGGATTTGGTGGAAGAAATGGAGAAGCAAGGTCAAGGATTTGAAGCTGATTTGGAGATTCTTATTGGTGCCAAGGTTGAGCAGGAGCAAAGAGCGATAAGAGCAGATGCAGCATTGAAAAAGATGCAATGGCAAAATCTTAGCAGGGCAGAGCGGCTTCAAGATGAATTAAGAAATGTTTTAATGGAAGTGGCATTTAGtttggaagaaaatgaaaagatgaCTACAAAAGCGGAAACAGAAGCCAGTGAACTCCGGCTGCAGATAAGTTATCTCGAAGAATTGGTTTCGAAAGCAAATGAAGAGATCCAATCAGTTAGTGACCGGTACGAAGCGAAATTGAATGATATGGCATCAGAAATTGACCATGGAAAGAAGCATGGGGAAGAAACTCAGAGGGTTCTATCACAGGACATACAGATGCTTAAAGCGGAGATTGGAAGGCTCGAGACAGAAAATAATACCCTTTATGATGAAGTGCAACGAATGGAATCTTTGAAAGATGAACTGGAGCAAATGAAGACATCAATGGAGGAAAAACAAACGATGCTACGAAGAGGAAACATGGAAAGGACTGATATGGAAAGCATGATTCATTTGTTGAGGAAGGATGCTGAGGTGTTTACAGAGGAACTAAACTTGCTGAGGGGCTTtaagaatgaaaatgaattagtAATTGAAAGGCTCAAGACAGAGAATAATGCCCTTTATGATGAAGTGCAATGGATAAAATCTTTTAAAGATGAACTCGAACAAATGAAGACATCgatggaggaaaaagaaacgATGCTACGAAGAGGAAACATGGATAGGAACGATTTGAAAAGCACGATTGATATATTAAGGAAGGATGCCGAGACGTTAACAGAGGAACTAAACTTGCTGAGGGGCTTAAAGGAGGAAAAGGAATTAGTAATTGGAAGGCTCGAGACGGAGAAAAGTAGCCTTTATGATGAAGTGCAAAGGATGGAATCTTTGAAAGATGAACTGGAACAAATGAAGACATCgatggaggaaaaagaaacgATGCTGCGGAGAGGAAGCATGGGAAGGAACGATTTGGAAAGCATGATTGATTCATTGAGGAAGGATGCCGAGATGTTAACAGAGGAACTAAACTTGCTGAGGGGCTTAAAGGATGAAAAGGAATTAGTAATTGGAAGGCTCGAGACAGAGAATAATGCCCTTTATGATGAAGTGCAACGGATAGAATCTTTGAAAGATGAACTGGAACAAATGAAGACATCgatggaggaaaaagaaacgATGCTACGGAGAGGAAGCATGGAAAGGAATGATTTGGAAAGCATGATTAATTCATTGAGGAAGGATGCTGAGATGTTAACAGAGGAACAAAACTTGCTGAGGGGCTTAAAGGATGAAAACGAATTTGTAATTGGAAATCTACAACTGGAGTTGGACGCTCTTAAATCTAAGTACACTGACTCCAACCGTTGTTTGTTCAAGgatgattttgaggaagaggaACTTAGGAATCAGGCTTGTGAGGTAAATGGTGACCTAAATAATGAGGGTGCATTCAGCAATTTGGAGAAGCAACTGATCAGGGATAATGAAACATACTGTATG GTAGTTAAAGATCCTGAGGGGATTGCTTTGAATGGTAGCGTACCTAAAGCGGTGAAAAATTGGTCTGTGATGCCTATGATAAGAAG CTGTAGTGAAGTTTCATTAGTGAAAGAGGTGGAAGCCTCTATTTTCAGTACTTTACATGAAGGACACCTAGAGGAATTATTAAGGGAAATGGAATTGCTGAGGGAGAAGAACACGTCAATGGAAGGGGAACTGAAGCAAATGCAAGAGAGGTATTCAGACATAAGTCTCAAGTTTGCAGAGGTAGAAGGTGAGAGGCAACGGCTCCAAATGATGGTAAACCGTAAGAACAGAAAGAAGTCCTGA